The Rhinopithecus roxellana isolate Shanxi Qingling chromosome 14, ASM756505v1, whole genome shotgun sequence genome includes a window with the following:
- the ARL4C gene encoding ADP-ribosylation factor-like protein 4C: MGNISSNISAFQSLHIVMLGLDSAGKTTVLYRLKFNEFVNTVPTIGFNTEKIKLSNGTAKGISCHFWDVGGQEKLRPLWKSYSRCTDGIIYVVDSVDVDRLEEAKTELHKVTKFAENQGTPLLVIANKQDLPKSLPVAEIEKQLALHELIPATTYHVQPACAIIGEGLTEGMDKLYEMILKRRKSLKQKKKR; encoded by the coding sequence ATGGGCAACATCTCCTCCAACATCTCGGCCTTTCAGTCCCTGCATATCGTCATGTTGGGCTTGGACTCGGCCGGCAAGACCACTGTGCTCTACCGGCTCAAGTTCAACGAGTTCGTGAACACTGTGCCCACCATCGGCTTCAACACCGAGAAGATCAAGCTGAGCAACGGCACGGCCAAGGGCATCAGCTGCCACTTCTGGGACGTGGGCGGCCAGGAGAAGCTGCGGCCGCTGTGGAAGTCCTACAGCCGTTGCACGGACGGCATCATCTACGTGGTGGATTCGGTGGACGTGGACCGGCTGGAGGAGGCCAAGACGGAGCTGCACAAGGTGACCAAGTTCGCCGAGAACCAGGGCACGCCGCTGCTGGTCATCGCCAACAAGCAAGACCTGCCCAAGTCGCTGCCGGTGGCCGAGATCGAGAAGCAGCTGGCGCTGCACGAGCTCATCCCGGCCACCACCTACCACGTCCAGCCGGCGTGCGCCATCATCGGCGAGGGCCTCACCGAGGGCATGGACAAGCTCTATGAGATGATCCTGAAACGCAGGAAGTCCCTCAAGCAGAAGAAGAAGCGGTAA